The Verrucomicrobiota bacterium DNA segment CACCCAATGGGAGTCCGGGGCGATCGGCAACGCCGAGTGGCAGGGTGTCCCCTTGTCGGAGGTTCTCAGCCGGGCCGGGTTGAATGCCGGTGTGGCGGAGGTAATCCTCGAGGGAGCCGACCAAGGTTACCCCGAGAAGCCGGTGCGTCCGGGCGATCCTATCCGTTTTGCCCGCAGTGTTCCCCTGGACAAGGCGCTCCGGGACGTGCTGCTCGCTTTCCGGATGAACGGGCAACCGTTGAGCAGGGCTCATGGATTCCCGGTGCGAGCGATCGTTCCGGGATGGTTCGGCATGGCTTCCGTCAAGTGGCTCAGGCGGGTCATCGCCTCCGCGGAACCGTTCCACGGTTATTTTCAGACCATTGAGTATGCGGCTTGGCGGACGCGCCCGGACGGCCAAAAAACGCTGGTACCGCTCGCGGAGCAGGCCCTTAAGGCAGCCGTCGCGCGTCCGGTTTCGGGAGAAGTGATACCGGCCGGCCGGGATTACCTCGTCCATGGAGCGGCGTGGAGCGGCTCAGAGCCGGTCACCCGTGTCGAGCTGAGTTCTGATGGCGGCGCAAACTGGCAGGAGGCACGTTTGCTGGGGCAACCATGCGAGCACGCGTGGCTTCTATGGGAATTCAGGTGGCGCACGCCGGCCGTTCCCGGTCCCGTGACCCTGATCGCACGCGCGCAGGACGCGGCCGGCCGGGTGCAACCGGAGGAACGGGACCACGACCTTGGCAGTTACGCCGTTCACCACCGCTTGCCGGTCAAGGTCGAGCTACGATAGGATGGCGCCGCACGGTCAACCGGATGAATGCTGGTCATCTTTTGACGAAGGTCACCAAATCCGTCAGGCTGCCGCCCGTTCCATCAAGAACGATCCCCAATTCCTCCACGGGGAGGTTCAGGCGATTCACCCAGAACGTCGGGTAACCGAATCCTTTGGCTCCCGCCGCATCCCATCCCCCAAACGCCGCGAACAGAATTTCCTCACGCGCCAGACCAAATGCGTCCGTGCCCATCTGATAGGCGCGGGAGTCCGGTTTGTAAGCTTGAACGGCGTCGGTGCTCAGGCGGTGCTCAAACAATTCCTCAAAGCCGGCGTTTTTGATCACAGCATCCAGCATGGCCCGGGTCATATTTGACAAGAAGGCCAGCCGCAGGTCTGCCTCCCGTAACGACCGAAGCGCGGGAGCGGCGTCCGGGTAGGCTTGGATCTCCAGATAAGCACCCATCAGTGCTTGCCGGTGTTCCGTGCTCAGATCGACTTTGACCAGTTTCGCCGCGAAGATCAGCGCCTGTTCAGTCACCTGCCAGAAATCCGTGTAGCGCCCGTACAGGGTCCGTAACCAAGTGTACTCAAACTGGCGGGTGCGCCAAGCGTTGCCCAGCGCGGTCCCTTGAGCCGGAAAGAGCGTTGCGGCCAGCGCGAAGACGGGCCGAGGGTCAAAGATCGTGAAAGCGTCAAAGGCGATGGCCTTGATGCTCCGGTTCCCTGCCGCACGCGCCAGAGCGCTGACGCTCACAACACCGGCGGCAAAGCGTCCTGCTGTAAGTTGTAGAAATTGTCGTCGCCTCAGGGGCATAGACTCTCCTCTCAGCGTTTAAGGGCCAATCGGCAGAATCACGTTCGTTTACGGTGTTGTCCATCCGGAAGTCGAGCCCGGGGCCGGTCGCCGCTGATCGGTTCGGCCAGCAAAAACGCCTGCTTTGAAGCGCCCGTCCATCCGTGAGAATGCGATC contains these protein-coding regions:
- a CDS encoding sulfite oxidase, translated to MSFEPGQVSPSPAPETGAAAASAGLIVREEEPLNLEMRFSSLDGFITPADRFYVRCHFSIPKVEAAAWRLRVEGEVSQSLELSLAELESMPARTVVATLECAGNGRAHLESRHEGTQWESGAIGNAEWQGVPLSEVLSRAGLNAGVAEVILEGADQGYPEKPVRPGDPIRFARSVPLDKALRDVLLAFRMNGQPLSRAHGFPVRAIVPGWFGMASVKWLRRVIASAEPFHGYFQTIEYAAWRTRPDGQKTLVPLAEQALKAAVARPVSGEVIPAGRDYLVHGAAWSGSEPVTRVELSSDGGANWQEARLLGQPCEHAWLLWEFRWRTPAVPGPVTLIARAQDAAGRVQPEERDHDLGSYAVHHRLPVKVELR
- a CDS encoding haloacid dehalogenase type II; translation: MPLRRRQFLQLTAGRFAAGVVSVSALARAAGNRSIKAIAFDAFTIFDPRPVFALAATLFPAQGTALGNAWRTRQFEYTWLRTLYGRYTDFWQVTEQALIFAAKLVKVDLSTEHRQALMGAYLEIQAYPDAAPALRSLREADLRLAFLSNMTRAMLDAVIKNAGFEELFEHRLSTDAVQAYKPDSRAYQMGTDAFGLAREEILFAAFGGWDAAGAKGFGYPTFWVNRLNLPVEELGIVLDGTGGSLTDLVTFVKR